One window of Plasmodium falciparum 3D7 genome assembly, chromosome: 7 genomic DNA carries:
- a CDS encoding tRNA m5C-methyltransferase, putative, with protein sequence MENDKQSNYYDNEKALEKNESFFNYYINQKILKSCEIDNFMEIINKELPITFRVLNNNKYSNFIHENIKKQLESICKDKYSIIKLNEEDHMYEIHLTRSEIKKEESYKNLYNYLINLNESGFIFRQELVSMLPVLFLRLKENFFVLDICAAPGSKTAQILDYMHTINRRKIKNILIEKFLKKNMQTLYKNLYPWNNVNDENCDNLYDSFELDSYKINGFIKQEEKNDTNKIIMNAQNIMNSQDVLLYENNINVQNVMTSQEKTNNVDNLYFDDNMKNDCFKNENITNEYKKDEYKENIYKTFYNILENNNYDDPFFEYILNVDNNLYNDYKKLISNNNPDGVVVANDSNFKRCCMLFHRLKNIHSDCLVVTNNNAVTFPYIYIKRENSNLENNDHHNNNNNNNNKLSNDSNILQNENSIFVKKNFDSILCDVPCSGDGTLRKDRNVWINWNPNNAYNLFQMQVNILKRSIELTKENGYIVYSTCSLNPIENEAVICEIFNSVENLDCLKLINFQNELLTKLNYEKAVKQWKVVMDDIWFDTYEQYCSYLQNKESGKYKKIYEKIQEGMFPPCEEFINSINLNYAKRFFPHHYNAGGFFIAVIQKGENFQWKSNMKKENKSKMYVDQNERIAYEREEYRRKYKNKKKYNRKIKNNKNNKMDHVNKIKNVNGANEDEDQIDDESKSENIIKSENIIKSENILNENILNENILNESILNESILKSENILKSENILKNDIIQKSNDLISHINKKSEELLNDYINNIDDNNNNVPNGGEEENVPNKRSNILDFEYKHGYRIKINNEKLVKQQEYVSLSYYEKLICVNNFLEKIKNYFNLNMNFLTIKNNLYIHLKDNGNTHKLSVDERINSNVKKIYLVSNSAKEILESYTKMKLKIITAGITVIQVDKNKKNTYENYYRINYSGCLNFIPFFQDIDNFFKNKKYREQIIQNYFYTVYENKERQFNFDKYMNQLIDERKKTNLSKLDSNKNKAQKILTSELKNEKDNIENNMSEENDETLNGYIKNNINVKYNITTCDALDNAMDTQNGNIKNDNIKNDNIKNHNITNDNIKNDNITNDNCTNNNITNNNIKNDNCTNNNIKNDNCTNNNITNNNITNVIWVKSDVILDLIKVDKSKINNISNETIKQTEMLAKYSPNILLTLNKNKQIIAIPSNKGNMYVDISIDKNSIMMLPYILN encoded by the coding sequence atggaaaacGATAAACAAAGTAACTATTATGATAATGAGAAGGCTCTTGAAAAGAATGAAAGCTTCTTCAACTATTACATAAACCAGAAAATACTAAAAAGCTGTGAAATCGATAATTTTATGGAGataattaataaagaattaCCTATAACTTTTAGagttttaaataataataaatatagcaATTTTAtacatgaaaatataaagaaacaGTTAGAAAGCATTTGTAAAGACAAATATTccattattaaattaaatgaagaagatCATATGTATGAAATTCATTTAACACGAtctgaaattaaaaaagaagaaagttataaaaatttatataattatttaataaacctAAATGAAAGCGGTTTCATATTTAGACAAGAACTTGTTAGTATGCTACCTGTTTTGTTTTTAAGATTGAAAGAGAATTTTTTCGTTCTTGATATTTGTGCTGCCCCTGGATCGAAAACCGCACAAATTTTGGATTATATGCACACAATTAATagaaggaaaataaaaaatattttaatagaaaaatttttaaaaaagaatatgcaAACCTTGTATAAGAATTTGTACCCATGGAATAAtgtaaatgatgaaaattgtgataatttatatgattcaTTTGAACTtgattcatataaaataaatggtTTTATAAAGCAGGAGGAGAAAAatgatacaaataaaataattatgaacgctcagaatattatgaatagtCAGGACGTTTTGTtgtatgaaaataatataaatgttcaGAATGTTATGACCAGTCaggaaaaaacaaataatgtagataatttgtattttgatgataatatgaaaaatgattgttttaaaaatgaaaatatcaCCAATGAATATAAGAAAGATGAATATAAAgagaacatatataaaacgttttacaatattttagaaaataataattacgaCGACcctttttttgaatatatattaaatgtggataataatttgtataaTGACTATAAGAAATTAATTTCGAATAATAATCCTGATGGTGTGGTTGTTGCTAATGATTCAAATTTTAAAAGATGTTGTATGTTATTTCATCGattgaaaaatattcatagTGATTGTTTGGTGGTAACGAATAACAATGCAGTGACATTtccttatatttatattaaaagggAAAATTCAAACTTGGAAAATAATGaccatcataataataataataataataataacaaattatcaaatgatagcaatatattacaaaatgaaaatagcATATTTGTGAAGAAAAATTTTGACTCCATTTTATGTGATGTACCTTGTAGTGGTGATGGAACATTAAGGAAGGATAGAAATGTATGGATAAATTGGAATCCAAATAatgcatataatttatttcaaATGCAGGTAAATATATTGAAGAGATCCATTGAATTAACAAAGGAAAATGGTTACATTGTTTATAGCACATGTTCGTTAAATCCTATTGAGAATGAAGCAGTAATATGTGAAATATTTAATAGTGTAGAAAATTTGGATTGTTTAAAATTGATAAATTTTCAGAATGAATtattaacaaaattaaattatgaaaaagcTGTTAAGCAATGGAAGGTTGTTATGGATGACATATGGTTTGATACATATGAACAGTATTGTTcttatttacaaaataaggaatcaggaaaatataaaaagatatatgaaaaaattcaAGAAGGGATGTTTCCTCCATGTGAagaatttataaattctATAAATTTGAACTATGCTAAACGTTTTTTCCCTCATCATTATAATGCTGGTGGTTTTTTTATAGCTGTTATTCAGAAAGGAGAAAATTTCCAATGGAAATCAAATATGAAAAAGGAgaataaaagtaaaatgtATGTAGACCAGAATGAAAGGATAGCATATGAGAGGGAGGAATATAGAAgaaagtataaaaataaaaaaaaatataacaggAAAATTAAGAACAacaagaataataaaatggatCACGTGAATAAGATCAAAAATGTGAATGGTGCTAATGAAGATGAGGACCAAATTGACGACGAATCGAAAagtgaaaatataataaaaagtgaaaatataataaaaagtgaaaatatattaaatgaaaatatattaaatgaaaatatattaaatgaaagtatattaaatgaaagtatattaaaaagtgaaaacatattaaaaagtgaaaatatattaaaaaatgatataattcAAAAGAGTAACGACTTAATTagtcatataaataaaaagagtGAGGAACTattaaatgattatataaacaacatagatgataataataataatgtaccTAATGGTGGGGAAGAGGAAAACGTTCCTAATAAACGAAGCAACATTCTAGATTTTGAATACAAACACGGatatagaataaaaataaacaatgaAAAGTTAGTTAAGCAACAAGAATATGTAAGCTTAagttattatgaaaaattaatttgtgtaaataattttttagagaaaattaaaaattattttaatttaaatatgaattttttaactattaaaaataatttgtatattcATCTTAAAGATAATGGTAATACACATAAGTTGTCTGTAGACGAAAGGATTAATTCTAAtgttaagaaaatatatttagttAGTAATAGTGCTAAAGAAATATTAGAAAGTTatacaaaaatgaaattaaaaataattacagCTGGGATAACCGTTATACAAGTagataagaataaaaaaaatacttatgaaaattattatagaATTAATTATAGTGGGtgtttaaattttattcctttttttcaagatattgataatttttttaaaaacaaaaaatatcgAGAACAAATTATtcagaattatttttatacggtatatgaaaataaagaaagacAATTTAATTTTGACAAGTACATGAATCAATTAATTGATGAGaggaaaaaaacaaatttgtCAAAATTggattcaaataaaaataaggcgcaaaaaatattaactaGTGAattgaaaaatgaaaaagataatatagaaaataacaTGAGTGAGGAAAATGATGAAACTCTTAATggatatataaagaataatataaatgttaaatataatattacaacaTGTGATGCATTGGATAATGCAATGGATACACAAAAtggtaatattaaaaatgataatattaaaaatgataatattaaaaatcataatattacaaatgataatattaaaaatgataatattacaaatgataattgtacaaataataatattacaaataataatattaaaaatgataattgtacaaataataatattaaaaatgataattgtacaaataataatattacaaataataatattacaaatgtTATATGGGTAAAAAGTGATGTAATATTAGATTTAATAAAAGTGGATAAATCCAAAATCAATAACATATCAAATGAAACAATAAAACAAACAGAAATGTTAGCTAAATATTCTcccaatattttattaactcttaataaaaataaacaaattatagCTATCCCATCAAATAAAGGAAATATGTATGTAGATATAAGTATTGACAAAAATTCAATAATGATGTTGCCATACATTTTGAACTGA
- a CDS encoding phosphoinositide-binding protein, putative: MDLEKFDIHINRVEYKNEKIYYVILVEYNELKYEINKRYSEFEELNCELLHLGFSALPNLPKKKLMSYKNNEYISYRKRILNSYIQNLFIRPDIRCCAIFLNFLLFYDKINLSIDIVKTKLINNIGTQKFSLSDLYINQKYNFLICVYEDKSNLSKLGKLWSIIEPDMIGEIKVFSYNNDLTSNFVETYKEQTIYKARNIICSEKNKQAIISGDDGKIHIYKINIESFTLTYIKNITYHHDTILKMMQFNDDLFCTCGYDNAFRLINLNDKYKILSGGRCNKRLDKDKITTCHLLAYNNIIIGTDSSLFFVYNMSTNPPIYIDTKKIKNGIKINCFTNTDKYLFVGYDNVIACYNYHYLNETKSYKNVQNMDKIKNMHTNMKAKSYVDTYNINDNKFKVTTPHIDNTNSEHSFYGNPSSGTYSSYNHLENGNNYDMYKDNYITEDTQMYKHQKKDQHDKKIFYNIHNNNNNNNPSCNDDEQKIVITKVIVDNNISALYIPPLLYDNNVLSLCVNKEKKILYAGYEDAIILWSITNGIIISSFHGHTNGVHFLKYLNKSEFLLSGGNGGNVKIWKNDIEHLKIWKPKKNYKFKDNNKHSNSGLNKNEFYYNNNINTENNFNFNDSDNTDKDAINSDHSDAISIDNLIEETNKKHEYDVYDTSSYKKNILNYKQSQKIDSYNDVKTNIFYDHKSENNYIIKDYKTDVTNLDVCVLNNNMPNNEKENKFSYYEEGVQFDDKRAYPYYESSGSLEMNKGKIIYDNMGKDNIRHDHTKQNSMIYNNDSQDNIPYDNTKQKKSIIYNNDSQENIPYDNTKQKKSIIYNNASQDNIPYDNTKQNSMIYNNAIQDNIPYDNTKQNSMIYNSASQDNIPYNNSSSENIIYENVPNSNVCNEKTSYYYDNTQSAKYTHGTYSHKNSLSSIYENYSYESNMDKYSSYPKVPTENNIYMKKDTHDINYSYTTTDDVPYNNYKLDNMHNVNINNMKHIHNNDVKNNIVYVSDEEDEDLISAFR, encoded by the coding sequence ATGGACTTAGAAAAGTTTGACATTCATATAAACCGTGTGGAATAtaagaatgaaaaaatatattatgttatattagtAGAATATAATGAACTGAAATATGAgataaataaaagatatagcGAATTTGAAGAATTAAATTGTGAATTATTACATTTAGGATTTTCAGCTTTACCAAATTtacctaaaaaaaaattaatgtcTTATAAGAATAATGAGTATATAAGTTATCGTAAGAGAATATTAAATAGTTATATCcagaatttatttattagacCAGATATAAGATGTTGtgcaatatttttaaatttccttttattttatgataaaataaatttatctaTAGATATCGTTAAAaccaaattaataaataatataggtacacaaaaattttcattaagcgatttatatattaatcaaaaatataattttcttatttgTGTTTATGAAGATAAAAGTAATTTAAGTAAACTGGGGAAATTATGGTCTATTATTGAACCAGATATGATAGGAGAAATTAAagttttttcttataataatgatttaaCGTCAAACTTTGTTGAAACCTATAAAGAACAAACTATTTATAAAGctagaaatattatatgttctgAAAAAAATAAGCAAGCTATCATTTCAGGAGATGATGggaaaatacatatatataaaattaatatagaaTCCTTTAcattaacatatattaaaaatattacttaTCATCATGAtactatattaaaaatgatgcAATTTAATGATGATTTATTCTGTACATGTGGATATGATAATGCTTTTagattaataaatttaaatgataagtataaaatattaagtgGAGGTAGATGTAATAAAAGATTagataaagataaaattaCCACATGTCATTTATtagcatataataatattattataggcACAGATTCATCCTTATTCtttgtttataatatgtCTACTAACCCAcccatatatatagatacaaaaaaaataaaaaacggtattaaaattaattgtTTTACAAATACCGATAAATATCTATTTGTGGGGTATGATAATGTTATAGcatgttataattatcattaccTTAATGAAACaaaaagttataaaaatgtacagaatatggataaaataaaaaatatgcataCCAATATGAAGGCGAAAAGTTATGTTGACACatacaatataaatgataataaattcaAGGTCACAACTCCACATATTGATAATACAAATTCTGAGCATTCTTTTTATGGTAATCCATCTAGTGGTACTTATTCATCATATAATCATCTAGAAAATggtaataattatgatatgtataaagataattatataactGAAGATACACAAATGTATAAACATCAAAAAAAGGACCAACatgacaaaaaaatattttataatatacataataataataataataataacccATCTTGTAATGATGATGAACAAAAAATTGTTATTACCAAAGTTAttgttgataataatatttccgCATTATACATACCACCATTACTCTACGATAATAATGTTCTATCATTATGcgtaaataaagaaaagaaaatccTTTATGCAGGATATGAAGATGCAATCATTTTATGGTCTATAACAAACGGTATAATCATCTCTTCTTTTCATGGACATACTAATGGTGTGCACTTTTTGAAATACCTGAACAAGTcagaatttttattatccggAGGTAATGGAggaaatgtaaaaatatggaaaaatgATATAGAACATCTTAAAATATGGAAacctaaaaaaaattataaattcaaagataataataaacattcAAATTCTGGattaaacaaaaatgaattctattataacaataatattaatacagAAAACAACTTCAATTTTAATGATAGCGATAATACAGATAAGGATGCCATAAATAGTGATCACAGTGATGCTATATCCATTGATAATTTAATAgaagaaacaaataaaaaacatgAATATGATGTTTATGATACTTCgagttataaaaaaaatattcttaatTATAAACAATCACAAAAAATTGATAGTTATAATGATGTCAAaactaatattttttatgatcaCAAAAGTGAAAATAATTACATTATTAAGGATTATAAAACGGATGTAACCAATTTAGATGTATGTGtacttaataataatatgcctaataatgaaaaggaaaataaatttaGTTATTATGAGGAAGGTGTTCAATTTGATGACAAACGTGCATATCCCTATTATGAGTCTAGTGGATCTCTTGAGATGAATAAGGGCAagattatatatgataatatgggAAAAGATAACATAAGACATGATCATACCAAACAAAATagtatgatatataataatgatagtcAAGATAATATACCATATGATaatacaaaacaaaaaaaaagtataatatataataatgatagtcAAGAAAATATACCATATGATaatacaaaacaaaaaaaaagtataatatataataatgctAGCCAAGATAATATACCATATGATAATACCAAACAAAATagtatgatatataataatgctATTCAAGATAATATACCATATGATAATACCAAACAAAATagtatgatatataatagtgCTAGTCAAGATAATATACCATATAATAACTCCTCTagtgaaaatattatatatgaaaatgtaCCAAATTCTAACGTATGTAACGAAAAGAcatcttattattatgacaATACACAAAGTGCTAAATATACTCATGGAACGTATTCTCATAAAAATAGTCTTAGTagtatatatgaaaattattcatatgaaaGTAATATGGATAAATATTCATCTTATCCCAAAGTTCCtacagaaaataatatatatatgaaaaaagatACTcatgatataaattataGTTATACTACTACAGATGATGtaccatataataattacaaaCTTGATAATATGcataatgtaaatattaacaatatgaAGCATATTCACAATAATgatgttaaaaataatattgtttaTGTGAGTGATGAAGAGGATGAAGATTTAATATCGGCATTTAGATAA